TCGTCTCGGACTTCTGCTTCGCGTCGGCGAGCAGGGAGTCCGACTGCTGGCGGGCGTCGGCGAGCATCTTGTCCGACCGCTGCTTCGCGTCGGCGAGCTGGGCCTCGGACTTCTGCTTCGCGTCGGCGAGCTGCGTGCGGGACGAGGTGTTGGCGTCGTCGACCGTCTTCTTCGCCTCGGCGCGGGCGTCGGCGAGGAGGGTGCGCGACTCCTCCTTCGCGTCACCGGTGAGCCGGTCCGCCATCTCCTGGGCGAGCGAGAGGACGCGGGCGGCCTGCATGTGCGTCTCCGGCGACGCCGCGTCGGAGGAGGACGCCGGGGTGGCGTCGACCGGGCGGGCCGCGGAGGCCGCGGCGGCGGGGCGGGCCTGGCGGGCCTCCTCCGCGCGGGCCTCGGCCTGCTTGGCGCGGGACTCGGCCTGGCTGCGGTCGTCCTCGGCCTTCTTCAGGCGGGCCTCGAGGTCGCGGACGCGGGCGTCGTACTCCGACTTCACCCGGGCCTCGGCCTCGCGGCGCACCGCGGCCTCATCCACCTTCGGCTGCTGGGCCGACGCCGGGGTCGCCCCCGCGACGGCGGACGCGGCACCGTTCTGCCCGCCGAGACGGGACCTCAGATCAGCGTTCTCGTCCTGGAGTTCCGCGAGGGTGTCCTCAACGAGATCGAGGAACTGGTCAACCTCGTCCTCGTTGTAGCCACGCTTGCCGATCGGCGGCTTGCTGAAAGCCACGTTGTGAACGTCAGCTGGAGTCAGCGGCATCGGTAGGTCCCTTCACAGTCGATTGGTGGGTGGTGTGAATGTCCACGATCATATCAGTGGTCATCAGCAGTCAAGGTTTAAGGCTCAACCTGACATATAATTCACGGCCCCAGCCTAGCGCGTGAGACCCGCCGCAGCGAGCCCGGACCGGTCCCCGTCGGCCCCGCGGTCCCGTGACACCCCCCGGAGAGACGAGAAACCGCCGCGGGGCCGGACCCACATTCCGGCACCCACGACGGCTCTCATCACTACACACGACATCTCCGCGGCCTCACTCACACACCGCGAAGATGGTGGCGACTATAGTCCCCGACCGGGGAACGGACAATGCGTACGGGGTGGTCGGGGGCGCGCGACGTGCAGCTTCACCCCCGTCTCCGGGACCGGCTCACCCGGCGAGGACGGAGACGAGGATCCTCAGCACGATCTGGAGGATGAAGAAGAGCACGAGGACGGACACGTCGAGCGCCACCCCGCCGAGCCGGACCGGCGGGATGAGACGCCGCAGCAGCTTCACCGGCGGGTCGGTGACGACGAAGAGCGGCTCGGCGATGACGCTGAACGCCTTCGACGGGCGCCACTGGCGCGAGAAGGACTGGATCATCTCGATGATGACCCGGGCGAGCAGGACGAACGTGTAGACCTGCACGACGACGAGGACGGAGAGGGCTGCCATGAGGCTTGTCGGTTCCCCTCAGCTCTCGACGAGCTGGTCGAGCTGACTCTGGTCGAGGCTCACACCCGCCGGGATGAACACGAAGTTGCGGACACCCGCGAGCTTCTTGACGGTCGCACCCAGGCCCTTGGCCAGGCCCGCGCTGAAGTCGAGCACGCGCCGCGCGTCACCCTGCTCGAGGGCGGCGAGGTTGAACACGACGATGTCGCCGGTCCGGGCCTCGACGGCGAGCTCCTCGGTGTTGTGCACGCCGCTCAGGGCGATGCTCGTCACCCGCGGCTCGGCCGTCCGCGCCGGGGCCGCGGCAGGCACGGCGACGGCGTCGACCGCCGGCTCGGCCCGGTCGTACCGGTCGTAGCGGTCGTACCGGCTGTAGCGGTCCCGGCCGTACCCGCGGTCGGCGTCGTCCGCGGGGTACGCCTCACGGTCCGCGTACCGGGAGCTGCGCCGCGGGGCCGGGTCGGCCTCGGCGTAGTCGTCCCGGGCATCCCGGTGGTCGTGGCGGGGCGTCTCGCCGAACTCGTCGCCGTAGTACGGGTCCTTGTACTGGTCGACGTCGCCCAGCCCGAAGAACTCCTTGAACTTGTTCATTCCGTTCGCCATTGCTTCCCTTCCCAGCTGTCGTGGTTGTTCAGGCTACGGGTCTCGGACCCATGATGTCCGTTCCGACACGCACCAGCGTCGCCCCCTCCGCGACGGCGGCCTCGAGGTCGCCGCTCATCCCCGCGGAGTACACCGGCCCACCGTCGACCCGGTCGGCGACCGCGTCGAGGAGCCGGCGGCCCCGGGCGAAGACCGGACCGGGTTCCACGCCCCGCGGCGGGACGCACATGAGCCCCCGGAGGCTGAGGTGCCGCGTCGCGGCGACGGCGTCGGCGAGGGCGTCGAGGTCCCCGGCGACGGCCCCGCCCCGCGCGGCGTCCCCGTCGGCGCTCCACTGGAGCAGCACCGGCAGCCGGTCGTCCGCGGGCGCCCGGTCCCCCCGCTCGAGCGCGAGGGCCACGCCCCGGTCGAGGGCGGCGACGAGGCGGGCGGAGTCGACGGTGTGGACCGCGGCGGCCCACCGCGCGACGGCGTTCGCCTTCTTCGTCTGCACCTGGCCGATCATGTGGAGCGCGGGGACCCCGCCGAAGCTGTCGTGTTTCGCCCGCGCCTCCTGCTCCCGGTTCTCCCCCACGGCACGGACCCCGAGGTCCGCGAGCAGCGCGAGGTCCCCGGCCGGGTGGAACTTCGTCACCGGCAGCAGGTCCGCGCCACCGGCCGCGGCGATCCGCGCGCGGACGCGGTCGAGCGCCGCCGCGAGCTCGGCCCGCCGGGCGGCGTCCGCGGCGCCCGGGGCTGTCGGGGCGGTCATGTCAGCCACACCACCCCGGCCTGCCGGCCGGTCACGCCCTCCCGACGGTGGGAGAACAACGACGTCTCGGTGATCGTGTCCCGCGGGTCGGCGTCGATGAGCCGCACCCCGAGGGAGAGCAGCTGGCGGGTGAGCCCGGCCCGGAGGTCGAGCCCGGGCGTCCCGGCGGACGTGCGGGTCCGCGACCCGGGGAGGTGGCGCTCGACGTCGTCGGCCATGTGCCCCGGGACCTCGTAGGAGTCGCCGCCGGCGGCCGCGCCCATGAGGGCGTGGATCCGCGCGGGCACGGCGCCGAGCTCCTCCATCATGCGCACGGTGCGGGTGAGCACGCCGTTGCGCGCGCCCATGCGGCCGGCGTGCACCGCCGCGACGACCCCGGCCTCACCGTCGGAGAGCAGCACGGGCACGCAGTCGGCCGTGAGGACGACGAGCGCCGCGCGGCGGACCGTCGTCACGAGGGCGTCGGTCGCGGGGACCGGCCCGCGGCCGACCATGTCCGCGGTGACCTCGGTCACCGTCGGCGAGTGGATCTGCTCCATGAAGACGAGGCGGTCGTCGTCGAGGCCGAGGACGGAGGCCAGCCGGGACCGGTTCGCGGCGACGGCCGCGGGGTCGTCGCCGACGTGGTCACCGAGGTTGAAGCTGCCGTAGGGCTCGCGGGACACCCCGCCGGTGCGGTCGGTGAAGACCTTGCGGACGGGGCGGCCGTCCCCCTCGCCGGGCCGCACCGGCGGCTCAGAAGAAGTCGGAGACGTCGAGGCCATCGTCGTCCCCGGTGTCGGCCTGGCGGCGGGTGTCGCGCGGGGCGTCCTCGCGGCCGGTGAACAGCCCGCCGGACTGCGGCGAGGAGGCCGGGGAGGACGACGGGGCCGGGCCGGACGTGCGACGGGTGAAGCTCGTCTCCGGCGGGGTGTCCCCGTCGAAGATGTCGCGCTCACGCTGGGCGGGGCGCTCGGGCTCGGGGGCCCGGTGGGCGCCGCCCTGGGAGCCGAGCCGCTCGGCCACGGAGGGGGAGTCGTCGAACCCGGTCGCGATGACCGTGACGCGCACCTCGTCGCCGAGCTGGTCGTCGATGATCGTGCCGAAGATGATGTTCGCGTCCTCGTCGGCGAGGTCTTGGACGATCGAGGCCGCCTCGTTGACCTCGAAGAGGCCGAGCTCCGAGCCGCCGGCGAAGGACAGGAGCACGCCCTGCGCACCCTTCATCGTCGTCTCGAGCAGCGGCGAGTTGATGGCGAGCTCGGTGGCCTTGCGCGCCCGGTCGTCGCCGCGGGCGGAGCCGATGCCCATGAGGGCGGACCCGGCGTCGGCCATGACGGAGCGCACGTCGGCGAAGTCCACGTTGATGACGCCCGGCGTCGTGATGAGACGGGTGATGCCCTCGACACCGGACAGCAGGACCTCGTCCGCCTTGCGGAAGGCGTCCATCATCGACAGCGCCTCGTCGCCCATCTTCAGCAGGCTGTCGTTGGGGATGACGATGAGGGTGTCGCACACGTCGCGCAGCTCCTCGATCCCGGCGAGGGCCTGCT
The sequence above is drawn from the Corynebacterium bovis DSM 20582 = CIP 54.80 genome and encodes:
- a CDS encoding alanine racemase, whose translation is MTAPTAPGAADAARRAELAAALDRVRARIAAAGGADLLPVTKFHPAGDLALLADLGVRAVGENREQEARAKHDSFGGVPALHMIGQVQTKKANAVARWAAAVHTVDSARLVAALDRGVALALERGDRAPADDRLPVLLQWSADGDAARGGAVAGDLDALADAVAATRHLSLRGLMCVPPRGVEPGPVFARGRRLLDAVADRVDGGPVYSAGMSGDLEAAVAEGATLVRVGTDIMGPRPVA
- a CDS encoding YggT family protein codes for the protein MAALSVLVVVQVYTFVLLARVIIEMIQSFSRQWRPSKAFSVIAEPLFVVTDPPVKLLRRLIPPVRLGGVALDVSVLVLFFILQIVLRILVSVLAG
- the ftsZ gene encoding cell division protein FtsZ; this translates as MTTPGNHLAMIKVVGVGGGGVNAVNRMIDENLQGVEFVAINTDAQALMLTDADVKLDIGREETRGLGAGANPDVGRRSAEEHKDQIEEVLEGADMVFVTAGEGGGTGTGAAPVVANIAKKQGALTVGVVTRPFSFEGPRRTKQALAGIEELRDVCDTLIVIPNDSLLKMGDEALSMMDAFRKADEVLLSGVEGITRLITTPGVINVDFADVRSVMADAGSALMGIGSARGDDRARKATELAINSPLLETTMKGAQGVLLSFAGGSELGLFEVNEAASIVQDLADEDANIIFGTIIDDQLGDEVRVTVIATGFDDSPSVAERLGSQGGAHRAPEPERPAQRERDIFDGDTPPETSFTRRTSGPAPSSSPASSPQSGGLFTGREDAPRDTRRQADTGDDDGLDVSDFF
- the pgeF gene encoding peptidoglycan editing factor PgeF yields the protein MASTSPTSSEPPVRPGEGDGRPVRKVFTDRTGGVSREPYGSFNLGDHVGDDPAAVAANRSRLASVLGLDDDRLVFMEQIHSPTVTEVTADMVGRGPVPATDALVTTVRRAALVVLTADCVPVLLSDGEAGVVAAVHAGRMGARNGVLTRTVRMMEELGAVPARIHALMGAAAGGDSYEVPGHMADDVERHLPGSRTRTSAGTPGLDLRAGLTRQLLSLGVRLIDADPRDTITETSLFSHRREGVTGRQAGVVWLT
- the sepF gene encoding cell division protein SepF; the protein is MANGMNKFKEFFGLGDVDQYKDPYYGDEFGETPRHDHRDARDDYAEADPAPRRSSRYADREAYPADDADRGYGRDRYSRYDRYDRYDRAEPAVDAVAVPAAAPARTAEPRVTSIALSGVHNTEELAVEARTGDIVVFNLAALEQGDARRVLDFSAGLAKGLGATVKKLAGVRNFVFIPAGVSLDQSQLDQLVES
- a CDS encoding DivIVA domain-containing protein gives rise to the protein MPLTPADVHNVAFSKPPIGKRGYNEDEVDQFLDLVEDTLAELQDENADLRSRLGGQNGAASAVAGATPASAQQPKVDEAAVRREAEARVKSEYDARVRDLEARLKKAEDDRSQAESRAKQAEARAEEARQARPAAAASAARPVDATPASSSDAASPETHMQAARVLSLAQEMADRLTGDAKEESRTLLADARAEAKKTVDDANTSSRTQLADAKQKSEAQLADAKQRSDKMLADARQQSDSLLADAKQKSETMIADATAQSQAQIRQAQEKADALQQDAERKHTEIMTTVKKQQSALEARIDELRTYEREYRTRLKTFLESQLEELNSRSTAAPNNTIDLDDNRR